A genomic stretch from Nitrobacter winogradskyi Nb-255 includes:
- a CDS encoding SufE family protein, whose translation MTIDEIRDNFELLEEWDDRYRYVIELGRTLEPMSEAEHSAANKVQGCASQVWLSLRTSRGPDSAPVLTYVGDSDAHIVRGLIAILLTLYSGRKPQDILDTDAIAVFDELGFREHLTPQRSNGLRAMVERIRRDAREALAAAA comes from the coding sequence ATGACGATCGACGAGATCAGGGACAACTTTGAACTCCTGGAAGAGTGGGACGACCGCTACCGGTACGTCATCGAACTCGGGCGCACCCTTGAGCCCATGAGCGAGGCCGAGCACTCCGCGGCCAACAAGGTGCAGGGCTGCGCCAGCCAGGTCTGGCTATCGCTCCGGACCAGCCGCGGCCCTGACAGCGCCCCGGTGCTGACCTATGTCGGCGACAGTGACGCGCATATCGTGCGAGGGCTGATCGCGATCCTGCTGACGCTTTATTCGGGCAGGAAACCGCAGGACATTCTGGACACCGACGCCATCGCCGTCTTCGACGAACTCGGCTTCCGCGAGCATCTCACGCCGCAACGTTCCAACGGGCTGCGCGCCATGGTCGAGCGCATTCGCAGGGACGCGCGCGAAGCGCTGGCCGCCGCGGCCTGA
- a CDS encoding M20/M25/M40 family metallo-hydrolase — MSGTSQLQTVLDHIDADFDNSLERLFALLRIKSISADPAFVDDCKAAADHLAADIATLNFASEVRPTAGHPAIVAKSNGNTGTRPHVLFYGHYDVQPVDPLDLWHRTPFDPVVTNHADGRKIIVARGAEDDKGQLMTFVEACRAWLSVTGSLPLDVTILIEGEEEVGSKNFVPFLEQNKKDLAADFALVCDTGMWDPDTPAITTSLRGLVYEEVIIKAANRDLHSGLFGGGAQNPIRILTRILGDLHDDDGRIAIRGFYDDVKDLPPQIRAQWAELDLTPDRFLKPIGLSIPAGEKDRLLIEQLLSRPTCDINGIVGGYTGEGSKTVIPAQASAKVSFRLVEGQQPGRIRDAFRAFVKERVPADCSVAFLDHAGAPAIALDWNMKPLAAAKQALTEEWNKEALLIGCGASIPIVADFKTSLGLDTVMVGFGLEDDNIHSPNEKYDLKSFHKGIRSWARILAALAEAPR, encoded by the coding sequence ATGTCCGGCACGTCGCAACTGCAAACCGTCCTCGACCACATCGATGCCGATTTCGACAACAGCCTGGAGCGGCTGTTCGCGCTGTTGCGCATCAAATCGATCTCGGCCGATCCGGCATTTGTTGATGATTGCAAGGCGGCCGCCGATCATCTCGCGGCCGATATCGCGACACTGAATTTCGCTTCCGAGGTTCGCCCGACCGCGGGTCATCCCGCGATCGTCGCCAAAAGCAACGGCAACACCGGGACAAGGCCGCATGTCCTGTTCTATGGCCACTACGATGTTCAGCCGGTCGACCCGCTGGATCTGTGGCATCGCACGCCGTTCGACCCGGTGGTCACCAACCATGCGGACGGGCGCAAGATCATCGTGGCGCGCGGCGCGGAAGACGACAAGGGCCAGTTGATGACGTTCGTCGAGGCCTGCCGCGCCTGGTTGTCGGTGACCGGCTCACTGCCGCTCGACGTGACGATCCTGATCGAGGGCGAGGAAGAGGTGGGCTCGAAAAACTTCGTGCCTTTCCTCGAACAGAACAAGAAGGATCTCGCCGCGGATTTCGCCTTGGTGTGCGACACCGGCATGTGGGATCCCGACACGCCGGCGATCACCACCTCGCTGCGCGGTCTGGTCTATGAGGAGGTGATCATCAAGGCCGCGAACCGCGACCTGCATTCCGGCCTTTTCGGCGGTGGCGCTCAGAACCCGATCAGGATCCTGACCCGAATCCTTGGCGATCTTCATGATGATGACGGCCGCATCGCTATTCGCGGTTTCTATGATGACGTGAAGGACTTGCCGCCCCAGATTCGCGCTCAATGGGCTGAACTCGATCTGACGCCGGATCGATTTCTGAAGCCGATCGGGCTTTCGATCCCTGCCGGTGAAAAGGACCGTCTGCTGATCGAGCAGCTATTGTCGCGGCCGACCTGCGACATCAACGGAATTGTCGGTGGCTACACGGGAGAGGGCTCCAAGACGGTCATTCCCGCGCAGGCGTCGGCGAAAGTGTCGTTCCGCCTCGTCGAGGGCCAGCAGCCCGGCAGGATACGTGACGCCTTCCGTGCTTTCGTGAAGGAGCGGGTGCCGGCCGACTGCTCCGTCGCGTTTCTCGATCACGCCGGCGCGCCCGCGATTGCGCTCGACTGGAATATGAAGCCGCTGGCGGCGGCGAAGCAGGCATTGACCGAGGAATGGAATAAGGAAGCGCTGTTGATCGGCTGCGGCGCGTCGATTCCGATCGTTGCCGATTTCAAGACGTCGTTGGGGCTCGACACCGTGATGGTCGGCTTCGGTCTCGAAGACGACAACATCCATTCGCCCAACGAGAAGTACGACCTGAAAAGCTTTCATAAGGGAATCCGGTCATGGGCCCGGATTCTCGCGGCGCTGGCCGAGGCGCCGCGCTGA
- a CDS encoding IS481 family transposase translates to MGQVLHGSATTTEAIRRAIQNSEESLRALSKRYGINQKTVAKWKKRTSVADLPTGPKDPRSTALSSEEEAIIVAFRKHTLLPLDDCLYALQPTIPHLSRSSLHRCLHRHGISRLPEVEGDKPIRKTFRSYPIGYFHIDIAEVQTAEGKLRLFVAIDRTSKFAYAELHQEAGKMVAAQFLRNLIVAVPYAIHTVLTDNGIQFTNHARHKYAFHHIFDRVCDENGIEHRLTRINHPWTNGQVERMNRTIKDATVKRFHYDNHDQLRRHLQDFIKAYNFGRRLKTLKGLTPYEFICKRWTSEPDRFIIDPIHQMPGLNT, encoded by the coding sequence ATGGGACAGGTTCTTCACGGGAGCGCCACGACGACAGAGGCAATCCGTCGAGCAATACAAAATAGTGAAGAGAGCCTGAGAGCGCTGTCGAAACGCTACGGGATCAACCAGAAGACCGTCGCAAAATGGAAGAAGCGGACCTCGGTGGCCGACCTTCCGACGGGACCGAAAGATCCGCGCTCGACGGCGCTCTCATCCGAGGAGGAGGCGATCATCGTCGCCTTCCGCAAGCATACCCTGTTGCCGCTCGATGATTGCCTCTACGCGCTTCAGCCAACGATCCCGCACCTGTCGCGGTCTTCATTGCATCGCTGCCTGCACCGTCACGGCATCAGTCGGCTCCCGGAGGTCGAAGGCGACAAGCCGATCAGGAAGACGTTCAGGAGCTACCCGATCGGCTACTTCCACATCGACATCGCCGAGGTGCAGACGGCTGAGGGCAAGCTGCGCCTGTTCGTGGCCATCGACCGCACTTCGAAGTTCGCCTACGCCGAGCTCCACCAAGAGGCGGGCAAGATGGTCGCGGCTCAGTTCCTGCGCAACCTCATCGTGGCAGTTCCCTATGCCATCCACACGGTGCTGACGGACAACGGCATCCAGTTCACCAACCACGCCCGTCACAAATATGCGTTCCACCACATCTTCGATCGCGTCTGCGACGAGAACGGCATCGAGCACAGGCTCACCAGGATCAACCATCCCTGGACCAACGGACAGGTGGAACGGATGAACCGCACCATCAAGGACGCCACCGTCAAGCGCTTCCACTACGACAATCATGACCAACTGCGCCGGCACCTTCAGGACTTCATCAAGGCATACAACTTCGGTCGAAGGCTGAAGACGCTCAAAGGCCTCACACCCTACGAGTTCATCTGCAAACGATGGACTTCAGAGCCCGATCGATTCATCATCGATCCAATCCATCAAATGCCGGGACTGAACACCTAG
- a CDS encoding DUF6456 domain-containing protein, translating to MPASDRGSRQSSRRSKSRPAKIVDRFRARHLALAEREIMTDAGVATVMVDDSESPLAWLARRKGRDGRAMISRDQFAAGERLRADFTRGNLTPRVTSNWSAPTGGRPRGSGAGPCEMTDLIVAARQRVRLALEACGPEFSGLLMDVCCFLRGLEDVERERGWPSRSAKVVLQLALDRLARHYGIQARAETSAHVRTWLASDARFTSG from the coding sequence ATGCCGGCGTCTGATCGCGGTAGCCGGCAATCGTCGCGCCGCTCCAAGAGCAGGCCGGCGAAAATCGTGGACCGGTTTCGCGCGCGGCATCTCGCGCTGGCCGAGCGCGAGATCATGACCGACGCGGGCGTTGCGACCGTGATGGTCGATGACAGCGAGAGTCCTCTCGCCTGGCTCGCGCGCCGCAAGGGCCGCGACGGACGCGCCATGATCAGCCGGGATCAGTTCGCGGCCGGCGAAAGACTGCGCGCGGATTTCACGCGTGGGAATCTCACGCCGCGGGTGACCTCGAACTGGTCGGCGCCGACCGGAGGACGCCCGCGCGGGTCTGGGGCCGGCCCCTGTGAGATGACCGATCTGATCGTCGCGGCGCGGCAACGGGTGCGGCTGGCGCTGGAGGCGTGCGGACCGGAATTTTCCGGCCTGCTGATGGATGTCTGCTGCTTTCTTCGCGGACTTGAGGATGTCGAGCGAGAGCGCGGCTGGCCCTCGAGATCGGCGAAAGTAGTCCTGCAACTGGCGCTGGACAGGCTCGCCAGACACTACGGTATTCAAGCGCGCGCGGAAACGAGTGCCCACGTACGGACCTGGCTGGCGAGCGATGCAAGATTCACGAGCGGTTAG
- a CDS encoding DUF5330 domain-containing protein yields MFFLLRMAFWLGLVLVLLPRDEAPEANKAPRIGASEAVSAATAAVSDMTQFCTRQPAACEVGGQAAAVIGQRAQDGAKKLYRIITDKRPPDHTGSIDTVPAVETAASGDAQHDTLTPEDLQAEWRLAAPNAVPREQIP; encoded by the coding sequence ATGTTTTTCCTGCTTCGCATGGCATTCTGGCTCGGGCTGGTGCTCGTGCTGCTGCCGAGGGATGAGGCGCCCGAGGCCAACAAGGCTCCCCGGATCGGAGCTTCCGAGGCTGTCTCGGCCGCCACGGCTGCCGTATCGGACATGACTCAATTCTGCACGCGGCAGCCCGCCGCCTGCGAAGTCGGCGGCCAGGCGGCGGCCGTCATCGGCCAGCGCGCGCAAGACGGCGCGAAAAAGCTCTACCGGATCATCACCGACAAGCGCCCTCCCGATCATACGGGGTCGATCGACACCGTCCCGGCCGTCGAAACGGCGGCTTCCGGCGACGCGCAGCATGATACCCTGACGCCGGAGGATCTGCAGGCGGAATGGCGTCTCGCCGCTCCGAACGCCGTTCCGAGGGAACAAATCCCGTAG
- a CDS encoding MucR family transcriptional regulator: MSDSASKSFLDLTAEIVSAYLSNNTTPASEIPALINQVHAALTRVSSGRGELPAEPAKPAVPVRKSMTADYLICLEDGKRFKSLKRHLRTQYNMSPEQYRDKWKLPADYPMVAPNYAVTRSQLAKNMGLGQQRRRRK, from the coding sequence ATGAGTGATTCAGCCAGTAAAAGTTTTCTGGACCTCACGGCGGAGATCGTGTCCGCCTACCTCAGCAACAACACGACGCCCGCCTCGGAAATTCCCGCCCTTATCAACCAGGTGCATGCGGCGCTGACGCGCGTGTCTTCCGGCCGCGGCGAGCTGCCGGCGGAACCGGCCAAGCCGGCCGTGCCGGTCAGGAAGTCGATGACCGCTGACTACCTGATCTGTCTGGAGGACGGGAAACGTTTCAAGTCGCTCAAGCGCCATCTGCGTACGCAGTACAACATGAGTCCGGAGCAGTATCGGGACAAATGGAAACTCCCCGCGGACTATCCGATGGTGGCTCCCAACTACGCGGTCACGCGATCGCAGCTGGCCAAGAACATGGGCCTCGGTCAGCAGCGCCGACGCCGAAAATAA